A single Eubalaena glacialis isolate mEubGla1 chromosome 18, mEubGla1.1.hap2.+ XY, whole genome shotgun sequence DNA region contains:
- the CCDC102A gene encoding coiled-coil domain-containing protein 102A: protein MSHGPSPRLAESPQLSKGSLLTILGSPSPERMGPADSLPPTPPSGTPSPGPPPALPLPPAPALLADGDWESREELRLRELEEARARAAQMEKTMRWWSDCTANWREKWSKVRAERNRAREEVRQLRQRLDALTKELAGARRERQEAQGECDARGRELARLRGARGVTDRTPDGPKTEPEREQEPVRDVGSERPQGSQELELVEGLLKSRPEEPEGCWEARSIGAGASRGSSGRQERSRLPWEDTATIEEDASKLTALRLRLDESQKVLLKEREDKMALSRNIEKLEGELSQWKIKYEELSKTKQEMLKQLSILKEAHQDELGRMSEDLEDELGARSSMDRKMAELRGEMERLQAENAAEWGRRERLETEKLGLERENKKLRAQVGDLEEALARRRRQTASALDCDLRASQAALFEKNKELADLKHVHSKLKKQFQEKVAELAHANRRVEQHEAEVKKLRLRVEELKKELAQAEDELDEAHNQARKLQRSLDEQTEQSENLQVQLEHVQSRLRRQQQNAPLFGKIRSARFGAEEAGDGASDLDEDEDLQIQVA, encoded by the exons ATGAGCCACGGGCCGAGCCCCCGGCTGGCCGAGTCCCCGCAGCTGTCCAAAGGTAGCCTCCTGACCATCTTGGGCAGCCCGTCGCCCGAGCGCATGGGGCCGGCCGACTCGCTGCCGCCCACGCCGCCGAGCGGCACGCCCTCGCCCGGGCCGCCTCCCGCTCTGCCGCTGCCGCCGGCGCCCGCGCTGCTGGCCGACGGGGACTGGGAGAGCCGTGAGGAGCTGCGGCTGCGGGAGTTGGAGGAGGCGCGCGCGCGGGCGGCGCAGATGGAGAAGACCATGCGCTGGTGGTCGGACTGCACGGCCAACTGGCGCGAGAAGTGGAGCAAGGTGCGCGCCGAGCGCAACCGCGCGCGCGAGGAGGTGCGCCAGCTGCGCCAGCGTCTCGACGCGCTCACCAAGGAGCTGGCGGGCGCGCGGCGCGAGCGCCAGGAGGCGCAGGGCGAGTGCGACGCGCGGGGCCGCGAGCTGGCGCGGCTGCGGGGCGCCCGGGGGGTCACGGACAGGACGCCTGACGGTCCCAAGACCGAGCCAGAGAGGGAGCAGGAGCCAGTGCGCGACGTCGGGTCGGAGAGACCCCAGGGCAGCCAG GAGCTGGAGCTGGTGGAGGGCCTGCTGAAGAGCAGACCAGAGGAGCCTGAGGGCTGCTGGGAGGCACGCAGCATAGGGGCCGGGGCCTCACGGGGCAGCTCCGGCCGCCAGGAGCGTAGCCGACTGCCCTGGGAGGACACCGCCACCATCGAGGAGGACGCCTCCAAGTTGACTGCCCTGCGGCTACGGCTGGATGAGTCCCAGAAGGTGCTGCTCAAGGAGCGAGA ggatAAAATGGCACTGAGCAGGAACATTGAGAAGCTGGAGGGGGAGCTCAGCCAGTGGAAGATCAAGTATGAGGAGCTGAGCAAGACCAAGCAGGAGATGCTCAAGCAA CTCAGCATCCTGAAGGAGGCCCACCAGGACGAGCTGGGCCGCATGTCCGAAGACCTGGAGGATGAGCTGGGTGCACGCTCCAGCATGGACAGGAAGATGGCGGAGCTGAGGGGCGAG ATGGAGCGGCTGCAGGCAGAGAACGCAGCCGAGTGGGGTCGCCGTGAGCGGCTGGAGACAGAGAAGCTGGGCCTAGAGCGTGAGAACAAGAAGCTGCGGGCACAGGTCGGGGACCTGGAGGAGGCGCTGGCCCGGCGACGGCGGCAGACAGCCAGCGCGCTGGACTGCGACCTGCGGGCCAGCCAAGCCGCGCTCTTCGAGAAGAACAAG GAGCTGGCAGACCTGAAGCATGTGCACAGCAAGCTGAAGAAGCAATTCCAGGAGAAGGTGGCGGAGCTGGCACACGCCAACCGGCGGGTGGAACAGCACGAGGCAGAGGTGAAGAAGCTGCGGCTGCGGGTGGAGGAGCTCAAGAAGGAGCTGGCCCAGGCTGAGGACGAG TTGGACGAGGCCCACAACCAGGCACGTAAGCTGCAGCGGTCCCTGGACGAGCAGACGGAGCAAAGCGAGAACCTGCAAGTGCAGCTGGAGCACGTGCAGTCCAG GCTCCGCAGGCAGCAGCAGAACGCCCCCCTCTTTGGAAAGATCCGCAGTGCTCGCTTTGGCGCAGAGGAGGCAGGGGATGGAGCCAGCGACCTGGACGAGGATGAGGACCTGCAGATCCAGGTGGCCTAG